The Syntrophales bacterium genome includes the window CAACAGGCGGGATTGCATCAGGTCTGCCCAGTTTGTCCGGAGTAATGCCCACAGCGGACATTATTTTTTCGGCAGTTTCATATGATTCCGGATGGACTGCACTCCGGTCAAAATAGTGTTCGGCCTCGGGGATCCGTAAAAACCCGGCGCACTGTTTAAAAGCTGCTGGGCCAAGCTTTGGGACTTTTTTCAGCTCTTTACGGCTTTTAAAGGAACCGTTTTCCCTCCGATAGGCAGAAATATTATTGGCAACAGTTTTGTTTATGCCGGCAACGCGCTCCAGAAGAGCAGGAGACGATGTATTTAAATTCACTCCTACCTGGTTTACGCAGGATTCAACAACACCGCTTAGTGTTTCAGCCAGTGTTTTTTGATTGACATCGTGCTGGTACTGACCGACTCCGATAGACTGAGGGTCTATTTTAACCAGCTCTGCAAGGGGATCCTGTACCCGGCGGGCGATTGAAACGGCACTTCGTTCAGCCACATCAAGGTCCGGAAACTCCTCCCGTCCCAGCTTTGAAGCGGAATAAACACTTGCACCGGCCTCGTTAACCACTGCGTATTCTATTTCCTTTCCATAGTCAGAGAGGGCTTCTACAACGAATTCTTCTGTTTCACGCCCTCCGGTACCGTTTCCGATCACGATGGCATTAAGTCTGTGCTTTTCCATCAATTCCATAACAACCCTGGCAGCCTTTTCTTTATCACTGCGCGGTGGCGTCGGGTATATTATAGCAACCTCCAATAAATTCCCCGTTTCATCCACACATGCAATCTTACAGCCTGTACGAAGCCCGGGATCAATTCCCAAAATACGTTTTCCTTTTATGGGAGGGACCATCAAAAGGCCCTTAAGGTTCTCTTTAAAAATTTTCTGGGCCTGTTCTTCCGCCTTTTGCGTAAGGCCGTTTCGCATTTCCCTTTCCAGGGAAGGAAATAAGAGGCGTTTCCAGCCATCTTGCACAGCATCCTCAAGATGAATAATTGATTTGGAGTTAAACCCGTTTTTAATATAATACTTCTTAATTAAATGCAGCGCCTTCTCTTCAGGAATCTCGATTTTTACAGAAAGAAATTCTTCCTTTTCCCCCCGGTTAATGGCTAAAACCCTATGGGGCTGAATTTTCTTTAACGGCTCCTGAAAATTGTAATACATATCATAGCTGCTCTCCGTTTCCTTCCTGGAACGTGTTGCCATGATGCCCTCTTTATACAGAAATGATCTTAGCTCCTGTCTTACCCGGGGGTCTTCAGAAACCATTTCGGCGATGATATCGCGCGCTCCTTCCAGAGCATCCTCAACCGATAAGACCCCTTTTTCTTCGTCGAGAAAAAGCTCTGCCTCCTCCAAAGGATCCTGCATCCCTTCCATGATAAGAAGTGCCAGAGGCTCCAGGCCTTTTTCCCTGGCCACAGAAGCACGGGTACGTTTTTTAGGCCTGTAGGGACGATAGATATCATCCAGTTCTGTAACGTTGACGGCGTTTCCAACGGCAGCTTCCAGTTCCGGAGTAAGGACTCCCTGCTCTGAGAGGAGCCTGTGAATATCTTCCCGGCGTTTCTCCAGGTTGCGATAAAGAGCCAGCTTTTCCGTTAATAGGCGCAGCTCCTCATCAGTCATACCTCCGGATATTTCTTTACGGTAACGGGCAATAAAAGGAATCGTGTTGCCTTCGTCCAGCAGAGCAACAACCCTGCTTACAGATGATAAATCCAGCTTGAGTTCCGCGGCAATATGTTTAAGGATTTTTTCCTCTTTGTGATAGACCATTCGTAACCTCCGAGAATTTAGTTAGTTCCCTATATATTATAAACTATATGATGGAAAGCTTTCTACACAATAAGAAATATACTTATCCGAAGATGATCAACTTTCCAAAAGGAAAAATGGTTCTTTTATGGAAATATATATGATTCCAGTGCAGAAACCCCCTGATTTTCTAGACTAAAAGCAGGAATTCGCTTATAGCATATTGAATTATATAGTATAAGAAAGCTATTCAGAGATATCCTGATATAATTTGTTTATACTATGAGTTGAGGTGATTTTTGCTATGTTTAGAGAGAATACATTACATAGACAAGAGAAATTATTTAATAATTTGAGCGGAATGGACCACCGCTATAAAAAGAGGCTGGAAAAGAGTTGGGCTGGACTATTTTATCAGCATGTTTTTTGTCAGATTGACGAGAAATCATTTTCTCCTCTTTATTCGAGCGATAATGGACGTCCAAATTTCCCGATCAATATTTTGGTTGCGCTCGAAATCATCAAGCATTTAAAAAATTTTGTTGATGAAGTTCTTTTTGAAGCGTTTGCCTACGACTTTCAAATTTCCTATGCCTTGGGCCTACGTAATATAGGCGAGCTTTACTTTGCACGCCGAACCTTCTATGATTTTCGTGCCAGACTATATAAGTACACATTGGAACACCCCGAAGAAGGGTGCTTGATCTTTAAACAGTTTGAAACACTCGTTCAACACTTCATTGAAGTAGCTAAACTTGATACCGACGAACAGAGAATGGATTCTACTCAGATTATGTCTAACATAAAACGGGCTGGACGGCTTGCCTTAGCCTATGATGTTTTACTGCAAGGAATCAAGGCATGTCCCTTGGAAATGCTTAGTCTTGAGCTTAAAGAGGTCTTAGAC containing:
- a CDS encoding Tex family protein produces the protein MVYHKEEKILKHIAAELKLDLSSVSRVVALLDEGNTIPFIARYRKEISGGMTDEELRLLTEKLALYRNLEKRREDIHRLLSEQGVLTPELEAAVGNAVNVTELDDIYRPYRPKKRTRASVAREKGLEPLALLIMEGMQDPLEEAELFLDEEKGVLSVEDALEGARDIIAEMVSEDPRVRQELRSFLYKEGIMATRSRKETESSYDMYYNFQEPLKKIQPHRVLAINRGEKEEFLSVKIEIPEEKALHLIKKYYIKNGFNSKSIIHLEDAVQDGWKRLLFPSLEREMRNGLTQKAEEQAQKIFKENLKGLLMVPPIKGKRILGIDPGLRTGCKIACVDETGNLLEVAIIYPTPPRSDKEKAARVVMELMEKHRLNAIVIGNGTGGRETEEFVVEALSDYGKEIEYAVVNEAGASVYSASKLGREEFPDLDVAERSAVSIARRVQDPLAELVKIDPQSIGVGQYQHDVNQKTLAETLSGVVESCVNQVGVNLNTSSPALLERVAGINKTVANNISAYRRENGSFKSRKELKKVPKLGPAAFKQCAGFLRIPEAEHYFDRSAVHPESYETAEKIMSAVGITPDKLGRPDAIPPVDIKELAAVLQVGELTLADILEEFKKPGRDPREDLPKPVFKKGILNIEDLKEGMELQGIVRNVVDFGAFIDIGVHQDGLAHISELSNRYVKHPLDVVRVGDVVNARVLAVDAKKKRISLSLKTEKKI